The proteins below come from a single Loxodonta africana isolate mLoxAfr1 chromosome 20, mLoxAfr1.hap2, whole genome shotgun sequence genomic window:
- the CNTN2 gene encoding contactin-2, with product MGTPTRRKPPLLLLAAAALLSSAAWSSAQGSPATFGPVFEDQPLGLLFPEESTEEKVTLACGARASPPATYRWKMNGTEIKLEPGSRHQLVGGNLVIMNPTKAQDAGVYQCLASNPVGTVVSREAVLRFGFLQEFSKEERDPVKTHEGWGVMLPCNPPAHYPGLSYRWLLNEFPNFIPTDGRHFVSQTTGNLYIARTNASDLGNYSCLATSHMDFSTKSVFSKFAQLNLAAEDPRLFVPNIKARFPAETYALVGQQVTLECFAFGNPVPRIKWRKVDGSLSPQWATAEPTLQIPSVSFEDEGTYECEAENSKGRDTVQGRIIVQAQPEWLKVISDTEADIGSNLWWGCAAAGKPRPTVRWLRNGEPLVSQSRLEVSAGDLRFSKLSLEDSGMYQCVAENKHGTIYASAELAVQALAPDFRLNPVRRLIPAARGGEIIIPCQPRAAPKAVVLWSKGTEILVNSSRVTVTPDGTLIIRNISRSDEGKYTCFAENSMGKANSTGTLSVRDATKITLAPSSADINLGDNLTLQCHASHDPTMDLTFTWTLDDFPIDFDKPRGHYQRASVKETVGDLTILNAQLRHSGKYTCVAQTVVDSASKEATVLVRGPPGPPGGVVVRDISDTTVQLSWSRGFDNHSPIAKYTLQARTPLAGKWKHVRTNPANIEGNAETAQVLGLTPWMDYEFRVVASNILGTGEPSGPSSKIRTKEAAPSVAPSGLSGGGGAPGELIINWTPMSREYQNGDGFGYLLSFRRQGSASWQTARVPGADARHFVYSNESVRPYTPFQVKIRSYNRRGEGPESLTALVYSAEEEPRLAPAKVWANGISSSEMNVTWEPVQRDMNGVLLGYEIRYWKAGDKEAAADRVRTAGLDTSARVTGLHPNTKYHVTVRAYNRAGTGPASPSDSAMTMKPPPQRPPGNISWTFSSSSLSIKWDPVVSLRNESAVTGYKMLYQNDLHPTPTLHLTNKNWIEIAVPEDFGHALVQIRTTGPGGDGIPAEVHIVRNGGTSMMVENSGVRPAAYPGAILSHSMTMLIVLSYLEL from the exons ATGGGGACACCCACCAGGAGGAAGCCACCCCTGCTGCTGCTGGCTGCCGCAGCCCTTCTCTCCTCTGCAG CTTGGAGCTCCGCCCAGGGATCCCCAGCCACCTTTGGGCCTGTCTTTGAAGACCAGCCCCTCGGTCTGCTCTTCCCAGAGGAGTCTACAGAGGAGAAGGTCACACTGGCATGTGGCGCCCGGGCCAGCCCCCCGGCCACCTATAG GTGGAAGATGAACGGCACCGAGATAAAGCTGGAGCCAGGTTCCCGTCACCAGCTGGTGGGGGGCAACCTGGTCATCATGAACCCCACCAAGGCCCAGGATGCCGGCGTTTACCAGTGCCTGGCCTCTAACCCAGTCGGCACTGTCGTCAGCAGGGAGGCCGTCCTCCGCTTTGGCT TTCTGCAGGAATTCTCCAAAGAGGAGCGAGACCCAGTGAAAACCCACGAAGGCTGGGGGGTGATGCTGCCCTGTAACCCACCTGCCCACTACCCAG GCTTGTCCTACCGCTGGCTCCTCAATGAGTTCCCCAACTTCATCCCGACGGATGGGCGTCACTTCGTGTCCCAGACCACAGGGAACCTGTACATTGCCCGAACCAATGCCTCGGACCTGGGCAACTACTCCTGCCTGGCCACCAGCCACATGGACTTCTCCACCAAGAGTGTCTTCAGCAAGTTCGCACAGCTCAACCTGGCCGCTGAAG ATCCCCGGCTCTTTGTGCCCAACATCAAGGCCCGGTTCCCAGCAGAGACCTATGCGCTGGTGGGGCAGCAGGTCACCCTGGAGTGCTTCGCCTTTGGGAA CCCCGTACCCCGGATCAAGTGGCGCAAAGTGGACGGCTCCTTGTCCCCACAGTGGGCCACAGCCGAGCCCACCCTGCAGATCCCCAGCGTCAGCTTTGAGGATGAGGGCACCTACGAGTGCGAGGCAGAGAACTCCAAGGGCCGAGACACCGTCCAGGGCCGCATCATTGTGCAGG CTCAGCCGGAATGGCTCAAGGTGATCTCGGACACGGAGGCCGACATCGGCTCCAACCTGTGGTGGGGCTGCGCAGCTGCAGGCAAGCCCCGGCCCACAGTGCGCTGGCTGCGGAATGGGGAGCCTCTGGTCTCCCAG AGCCGGCTGGAGGTGTCGGCTGGAGACCTGCGCTTCTCCAAGCTGAGCCTGGAGGACTCTGGCATGTACCAGTGTGTGGCTGAGAACAAGCATGGCACCATCTATGCCAGTGCCGAGCTGGCCGTGCAAG CACTGGCCCCAGATTTCAGGCTGAATCCCGTAAGGCGTCTGATTCCCGCGGCCCGGGGGGGAGAGATCATTATCCCATGCCAGCCCCGAGCAGCTCCAAAGGCCGTGGTGCTCTGGAGCAAAGGCACTGAGATTTTGGTCAACAGCAGCAG AGTGACTGTGACTCCAGATGGCACCCTGATCATAAGAAACATCAGTCGGTCAGATGAAGGCAAATATACCTGCTTTGCTGAGAATTCCATGGGCAAAGCCAACAGCACCGGCACCCTTTCTGTACGAG ATGCAACCAAGATTACTCTAGCCCCCTCAAGTGCTGACATCAACCTGGGGGATAACCTGACCCTGCAGTGCCACGCCTCCCATGACCCCACCATGGACCTCACCTTCACCTGGACCCTGGATGACTTCCCCATCGACTTTGATAAGCCCAGGGGTCACTACCAGAGGGCCAGTGTG AAGGAGACAGTCGGGGATCTGACCATCCTGAACGCCCAGCTGCGCCACAGTGGGAAGTACACGTGTGTAGCCCAGACGGTGGTGGACAGCGCATCCAAGGAGGCCACGGTCCTGGTCCGAG GTCCACCAGGTCCCCCGGGAGGTGTGGTGGTGAGGGACATCAGTGATACCACTGTCCAGCTCAGCTGGAGCCGTGGCTTTGACAACCACAGCCCCATTGCCAAGTACACCCTGCAAGCTCGAACTCCACTGGCAGGGAAGTGGAAGCACGTTCGGACCA ATCCTGCCAACATCGAGGGCAACGCCGAGACCGCCCAGGTGCTGGGCCTCACGCCCTGGATGGACTATGAGTTCCGGGTCGTAGCCAGCAACATCTTGGGCACCGGCGAGCCCAGCGGGCCTTCCAGCAAAATCCGGACCAAGGAAGCTG CCCCCTCGGTGGCCCCCTCAGGGCTCAGCGGAGGAGGTGGAGCCCCGGGAGAACTCATCATCAACTGGACG CCCATGTCGCGGGAGTACCAGAACGGAGACGGCTTCGGCTACCTGCTGTCCTTCCGCAGGCAGGGCAGCGCTAGCTGGCAGACCGCCCGGGTGCCCGGCGCCGACGCCAGGCACTTCGTCTACAGCAACGAGAGCGTTCGGCCCTACACGCCCTTTCAGGTCAAGATCCGCAGCTACAACCGCCGCGGAGAAGGGCCCGAGAGCCTCACTGCGCTCGTGTACTCGGCTGAGGAAG AGCCCAGGCTGGCCCCTGCCAAGGTCTGGGCCAACGGAATCTCATCCTCGGAGATGAATGTGACGTGGGAACCAGTGCAGCGGGACATGAATGGTGTCCTCCTGGGGTATGAG ATCCGCTACTGGAAAGCTGGGGACAAAGAAGCAGCCGCTGACCGAGTGAGGACCGCAGGGCTGGACACCAGTGCCCGAGTCACCGGCCTGCACCCCAACACCAAGTACCACGTGACTGTGCGGGCCTACAACCGGGCCGGCACTGGGCCTGCCAGCCCTTCTGACAGTGCCATGACCATGAAGCCCC CTCCACAGCGACCTCCTGGCAACATCTCCTGGACTTTCTCAAGCTCCAGTCTTAGCATTAAGTGGGACCCGGTGGTCTCTCTGCGGAACGAGTCTGCAGTCACTGGCTATAAG